A single genomic interval of Pueribacillus theae harbors:
- a CDS encoding NAD(P)/FAD-dependent oxidoreductase, which translates to MVKEVFDCAILGAGPAGLGASLILGRSRRNIALFDDGTNRNRVTQESHGFITRDGIKPAEFKNIALEELKKYPSVHFFRETVEQVTKTSDQTFKITTSTGGEYLTEKIILATGIQEEYPCVPDIKTYYGKSLFSCPYCDGWELRDQPLITIAENEATIYHIAKLVHNWSKDLLVATNGHEISQHIQSELERKGLTVVTEHIKKLIGKNGCLQKVVFASGLEIERKGGFIAPSFYRPNQFAEHLGCEIKENGQIVTDDMNRTSQKNIYVAGEVQKSAPSSLMIAAAEGYMAGGIVNADITDERF; encoded by the coding sequence ATTGTGAAAGAAGTATTTGATTGTGCAATTTTAGGGGCTGGGCCTGCGGGTTTAGGTGCCAGTTTAATACTTGGGAGATCACGAAGAAATATCGCTTTATTTGATGATGGGACAAACAGAAACCGGGTTACGCAAGAATCACATGGTTTTATCACACGGGATGGGATTAAGCCAGCCGAGTTCAAAAATATTGCGCTGGAAGAACTAAAAAAGTATCCATCTGTTCATTTTTTTAGAGAAACCGTGGAGCAAGTTACAAAAACGAGTGACCAAACGTTTAAGATTACGACATCTACAGGTGGAGAATATCTAACGGAAAAGATTATTTTGGCAACAGGGATTCAAGAGGAATACCCATGTGTACCAGACATTAAAACGTATTACGGCAAAAGTCTATTCAGCTGCCCATATTGTGATGGGTGGGAATTAAGGGATCAACCATTAATTACAATCGCAGAAAATGAAGCTACCATTTATCATATAGCAAAACTTGTTCATAACTGGTCTAAAGATTTATTAGTCGCAACCAATGGTCATGAAATATCACAACATATTCAGAGCGAGCTGGAACGGAAAGGATTGACAGTCGTCACGGAACACATAAAAAAATTGATCGGGAAAAATGGTTGCCTCCAAAAGGTGGTTTTTGCTTCAGGACTAGAAATCGAAAGAAAGGGTGGATTTATTGCACCATCATTTTACCGACCGAATCAGTTTGCTGAACACCTTGGGTGTGAAATAAAGGAAAACGGCCAAATTGTAACGGATGATATGAATAGAACCTCACAGAAAAACATTTATGTGGCTGGGGAGGTTCAAAAATCCGCTCCTTCATCATTAATGATAGCTGCAGCGGAAGGATATATGGCCGGAGGTATTGTAAATGCTGATATTACAGATGAAAGATTTTAA